One Vulpes lagopus strain Blue_001 chromosome 18, ASM1834538v1, whole genome shotgun sequence DNA window includes the following coding sequences:
- the ZNF831 gene encoding zinc finger protein 831 isoform X1, with amino-acid sequence MCLPVLGLNLQDKPSRAASELPMGCGQREEEAGPRQTSGSFSPSTSSRAGSGIDEEIFPAAGGHGDRCPQSIAAGSELSEHSDSCVAVANDSLLCQGRGLSMGLLETQPLPSHEQVSVDLKPYIFSDAQEPSSFGSKGTSPCQDVVPCVAAICVPGERAGRATLGIHIVEPQDHRATGEALTQSSPDRKARAEGVSPSVLPGRPSSGQRISGLVLLGSTGKTRLEIPASGPGSASSYKEEGELKTFFPPGGRYGYGEMIIPCPPLGNDSGKCQGSGLTAVKDHVVPSNPGQPRESPEASSKTVKRRGLEGLRKQTRVEVSDTSSDDEDRLVIEM; translated from the exons ATGTGCCTCCCTGTTTTAGGTCTGAATTTGCAAGACAAGCCATCTCGTGCTGCTTCAGAATTGCCTATGGGttgtgggcagagagaggaggaggctggCCCCAGACAAACCTCGGGAAGCTTCTCTCCCAGCACAAGTTCAAGGGCTGGCAGTGGGATAGACGAG GAGATTTTTCCAGCTGCCGGTGGGCATGGTGACCGCTGCCCTCAGAGCATTGCTGCTGGGTCAGAACTGTCTGAGCACTCCGACTCTTGCGTGGCAGTAGCTAATGACAGCCTTCTGTGTCAAGGCAGAGGTCTCAGCATGGGATTGCTGGAGACCCAGCCACTGCCCTCCCATGAGCAAGTCTCAGTAGATCTGAAACCGTACATTTTCTCAGATGCTCAAGAGCCTTCTTCCTTTGGGTCCAAAGGAACCTCTCCCTGCCAGGATGTTGTTCCCTGTGTGGCTGCCATTTGTGTTCCGGGGGAGAGAGCAGGTCGCGCAACCCTGGGAATTCACATTGTAGAACCACAAGACCACAGAGCTACAGGGGAGGCTCTGACACAAAGCTCCCCAGATAGAAAAGCTAGAGCAGAGGGCGTGTCACCATCAGTCCTTCCAGGGAGACCTTCATCTGGGCAGAGAATTTCAGGTTTGGTTTTGTTGGGGTCAACTGGAAAAACTCGTCTTGAAATACCAGCATCAGGACCAGGCTCAGCTAGTTCATATAAAGAGGAAGGGGAACTCAAGACATTTTTTCCTCCTGGGGGACGGTACGGGTATGGGGAGATGATAATCCCCTGCCCTCCTTTAGGAAATGACAGTGGGAAATGTCAAGGCTCTGGATTAACTGCTGTAAAGGACCATGTGGTTCCTTCTaacccagggcagcccagagAATCCCCTGAAGCCTCTTCAAAAACGGTCAAGAGGCGGGGTCTGGAAGGACTGAGAAAACAGACTCGAGTGGAAGTCAGCGACACCAGCAGTGATGATGAAGACCGGTTAGTGATAGAGATGTGA